The Manis javanica isolate MJ-LG chromosome 4, MJ_LKY, whole genome shotgun sequence genome contains a region encoding:
- the NPTX1 gene encoding neuronal pentraxin-1: MPAGRAARTCALLALCLLGGGAQDFGPTRFICTSVPVDADMCAASVAAGGAEELRSDVLQLRETVLQQKETILSQKDTIRELTNKLGRCESQSTLDAGAGEARTAGGRKPPGAGKNTMGDLSRTPAAETLSQLGQTLQSLKTRLENLEQYSRLNSSGQTNSLKDLLQSKIDDLERQVLSRVNTLEEGKGGPKNDTEDRAKIESALTSLHQRISELEKGQKDNRPGDKFQLTFPLRTNYMYAKVKKSLPEMYAFSVCMWLKSSAAPGVGTPFSYAVPGQANELVLIEWGNNPMEILINDKVAKLPFVINDGKWHHICITWTTRDGVWEAYQDGTQGGHGENLAPYHPIKPQGVLVLGQEQDTLGGGFDATQAFVGELAHFNIWDRKLTPGEVYNLATCSTKALSGNVIAWAESHIEIYGGATKWTFEACRQIN, from the exons ATGCCGGCCGGCCGCGCCGCGCGCACCTGTGCGCTGCTCGCCCTCTGCCTGCTGGGCGGCGGGGCCCAGGATTTCGGGCCGACGCGCTTCATCTGCACCTCGGTGCCCGTGGACGCCGACATGTGCGCCGCGTCCGTGGCCGCCGGCGGCGCCGAGGAGCTCCGGAGCGACGTGCTGCAGCTCCGCGAGACCGTGCTGCAGCAGAAGGAGACCATCCTGAGCCAGAAGGACACCATCCGCGAGCTGACCAACAAGCTGGGCCGCTGCGAGAGCCAGAGCACGCTGGACGCGGGCGCCGGCGAGGCCCGGACGGCCGGCGGCCGCAAGCCGCCCGGCGCGGGCAAGAACACCATGGGCGACCTGTCCCGGACACCGGCCGCCGAGACGCTCAGCCAACTCGGGCAAACTTTGCAGTCGCTCAAAACCCGCCTGGAGAACCTCGAG CAGTACAGCCGCCTCAATTCCTCCGGCCAGACCAACAGCCTCAAGGATCTGCTGCAGAGCAAGATCGACGACCTGGAGAGGCAGGTGCTGTCTCGGGTGAACACGCTGGAGGAAGGCAAGGGGGGCCCCAAGAACGACACCGAGGACAGGGCGAAGATCGAGAGCGCCCTGACCTCCCTGCACCAGCGGATCAGCGAGCTGGAGAAAG GTCAGAAGGACAACCGCCCTGGAGACAAGTTCCAGCTCACGTTCCCCCTGCGGACCAACTACATGTATGCCAAGGTGAAGAAGAGCCTGCCCGAGATGTATGCCTTCTCCGTGTGCATGTGGCTCAAGTCCAGCGCAGCGCCTGGGGTGGGCACGCCTTTCTCCTACGCCGTGCCGGGCCAGGCCAACGAGCTGGTCCTCATTGAGTGGGGCAACAACCCCATGGAGATCCTCATCAATGACAAG GTGGCCAAGCTGCCCTTTGTCATCAACGATGGCAAGTGGCATCATATCTGCATCACCTGGACCACCCGGGACGGGGTCTGGGAAGCCTACCAGGACGGTACCCAGGGCGGCCACGGGGAGAACCTGGCGCCCTATCATCCTATCAAGCCACAGGGAGTGCTGGTGCTGGGCCAGGAGCAG GACACTCTGGGTGGTGGGTTTGATGCCACTCAAGCGTTCGTGGGCGAGCTGGCCCATTTCAACATCTGGGACCGCAAGCTGACCCCGGGGGAGGTGTACAACCTGGCCACCTGCAGCACCAAGGCCCTTTCTGGCAACGTCATCGCCTGGGCCGAGTCCCACATTGAGATCTACGGCGGAGCCACCAAGTGGACATTCGAAGCTTGTCGTCAGATCAACTGA
- the LOC108385148 gene encoding uncharacterized protein, with protein MGPGQKKPPPPAWRALVLQGRRVYVHLQRGSSVLSAVQGPGGAGHTGSVQRTRVHPCTREIAPDKDAHSMGVPLSSYCRPLRGQVGLVTCPTRVLCGPAQPGGLCLSCSLHAELKWRQGSGAPTHALGKQPRCGYALVARSSSAEEVFFRQPGKHTERQSLGWRRGRHGGLAGSRRRLPAPLCPWARLLPLWALPSRCCPTAGDQGASREALPGPQGLGVQRHAPRAPGRLPEGRVGAGVRRAGTETHFPMARPKPRTPLLRTRLVGGCHPQVGGSSGAPAGGSRPGLLRPFARGCPGEPAVGAPSLLPRNPLRFAAAPARGPRSPGPPLCPAPPPPLSPSFHRCPALLAPGSVRAPLLRPLLVAGCDEKRPFYTRRAQQHYRHTDPFVANN; from the exons ATGGGACCAGGGCAGAAGAAACCACCACCTCCGGCCTGGAGAGCGCTTGTGCTGCAGGGCAGAAGGGTGTATGTACACCTTCAGCGTGGCAG CTCTGTGCTGAGTGCCGTCCAAGGGCCAGGTGGTGCTGGGCACACGGGCAGCGTGCAGAGGACCCGGGTGCACCCTTGCACAAGGGAAATCGCCcctgacaaggatgcccacagcATGGGCGTACCCCTCTCGTCTTACTGCAGGCCCCTCCGAGGTCAG GTGGGTCTGGTGACGTGCCCGACACGCGTGCTGTGTGGCCCTGCCCAGCCCGGTGGCCTGTGCCTGTCCTGTAGCCTCCACGCGGAGCTCAAGTGGAGGCAGGGGAGCGGGGCACCCACCCACGCACTGGGAAAGCAGCCCCGATGTGGATATGCCCTAGTGgccag GTCTTCATCTGCGGAGGAGGTATTTTTCCGCCAACCCGGAAAGCACACGGAGAGGCAGAGCTTGGGCTGGAGGCGGGGCCGGCATGGAGGGCTGGCGGGGTCGAGGAGGCggctccctgctcccctctgcccttGGGCTCGGCTCCTGCCGCTGTGGGCCCTCCCCTCCCGGTGCTGCCCCACCGCGGGTGACCAGGGGGCCTCCAGGGAGGCTCTCCCCGGCCCGCAGGGGCTCGGGGTCCAGCGACacgccccgcgggccccgggcaggCTGCCGGAGGGCCGCGTCGGAGCTGGAGTCAGGCGCGCTGGGACAGAGACCCACTTCCCCATGGCCAGACCCAAGCCCCGCACACCCCTCCTGCGGACCCGCCTCGTGGGCGGCTGCCATCCCCAGGTGGGGGGGTCGTCTGGGGCCCCGGCCGGAGGCAGCCGGCCCGGCTTGCTGCGCCCTTTCGCGAGGGGGTGCCCCGGAGAGCCGGCTGTGGGAGCTCCGAGCCTGCTTCCAAGAAATCCGCTGCGTTTCGCCGCAGCGCCGGCTCGTGGGCCCCGGAGCCCCGGCCCCCCTCTGTGCCCTGCACccccccctcccctctctccgTCCTTTCATCGCTGCCCCGCGCTCCTAGCACCTGGGTCTGTGAGGGCGCCGCTCCTGCGGCCGCTGCTTGTAGCTGGCTGTGATGAAAAGCGTCCGTTTTACACTCGCCGGGCCCAGCAGCACTACAGACACACAGATCCCTTTGTTGCAAATAATTAA